aaacagtggaaaaaaaatctacaatGATAGATGCAAAGCCATAGAGTTTGTCTTAAGTTAAGGACAAAAAGATGCAAAACCCATAgtataacaaaaatgaaaacagaTTAGTccagtaaatatatttaaaatgtttactaTGTAGTATACTATTAGGTGATTTTCTCGTGCTCatgtacaaatataaatatttataaaataattcattatggcaattattaatatttaattttgaataattttaaaatttatattttattaatagttatgatttatttaaaataatattacattagTTTAATTATACAAATGCTTTTGGATACCAAATGTTGTAGTTTTTGATTGAGTGTATTTATGAAAAGTCGTAGCTAACTTGTGGTAGTTTttggcttttgtttttttttaaaccatttTAGACAATAAAATTTTTAGAGAAATAGATTCTCTAAAATCTAGGGAAACTAGTTTTTTTCAAATAACTgtattttctaaagaaaaaccaaaatctaagtTTTTATGGTTGGGGAGCCTCATAGACCAATCAACAAGCAGCGAGACATCGAAGTGAATGCTCACGTCTCATCTCTTATGACGGAAGGAGGACAATGGAATGTGGAAAAGCTTCAATCTCTTTTCCCTGAGAATGAAGTGAAGCGTATCCTTCAAATGCCGATTGGAAATATACCTGACCAAGATATCTGGGCCTACTCTCCACATGGCTCCTACACAGTGAAGAGTGGTTTTGAAGTTGCTTCGAAGCTGAAAGAAATGATCGCACGTCAGGCTGAATCAACACAACCGGGATTGCTAGAGCTGGAAATAAGTATTTGGAAAGTCCCTACCTTGCCAAAAATTAACTTCTTATGGCGAGCTGCATCTGGAGCTTTAGCCGTTGCAGAGAGGTTGAATAGTAGAGGTTTGAATCTTGATCCCGTTTGTAAGTTGTGCAAGGTTGGAACAGAGTCTATCGAGCATGTCCTGTTCAAATGTGATATAGCGCAGGAGGTGTGGGCAACTGCGGGTTTCCAACCTGTACCAAATTTAGTTTCTATGTCTTTGGTGAAACTCTTAACAGATCACTTGCAGTAGATGTCTTCTATGTCGATTCCTGAACCACAACGACGATCTATACCCTGGATCCTGTGGATGATATGGAAGAATAGAAACATGATCTTATATTCTGATACCCAAGAATCCCTTAGCCATCAACTTCAACAAGCCATTGAGGAAGCTCGACTCTGGCATGAAGTCAACACTAATAGTTCTGACACTGATATAGATCAAGGTCTGTTAGGAGCAAAGAAGAAATGGGAACCTCCTCTCGCGGGTTCTGTCAAGTGTAGCGTCCACTCAAATTGGCGAAATGCGGTACTACATAGTGGGGTAGCCTATATTGTCAGAGATTATCAAGGTAATGTGTTACACCATTCAAGGGATGCCATTACGTCTTCGCCAAATAGACTCACAGCTGAGCTACGTTGCTTGATATGGACGCTTCGCAGCATGAAAGACTTGGGATACCAAAACTTGGTGGTTGGATCGGATTCTAAAGAAGCTATTGAGGCAGTTAGAACTCCTAAAGACTGGCCTCGGTACCGTTCTGACCTGACTGAGATCACACACCTTTTAACTCTGTTCCGATCAGTCACTTTTGAAACAGAGTCGATGGTCTCGAATCAGATAGCTAGAGAGATTGCACGGAGTGTCCTCCGGGATGGGCGTTTTAATTCTTATTTAGCGCTAGGAGGTCCTCCTTGGTTACATCAGAGAATTTTAAGAGAAGCCACAGCTTTTTGCTCATAGATCTTGTTTAGGTTGAGCAatctgttttgttttctcttctaaGGTTTTTGCGTTTGCTTTTTGTACTGAACTTTGCTTGCTTTCATCATCAATgaagttgttaaaaaaaaaagtttttatggttttcttcAATCTTCcgttagttttttattttattttttaatttaaacttttgTTATATCAATATCATTAAAAGAGAACCATTCACATTTTATGCTCTTAATGaaatacttaaatttttcaaaattgtcCTTAATTTTATgaacaattaaaattttcattaatggCATTACTGTCTTTCGGTTTTTGGGCCTATAATACTTTTAAATGagttatgtttatatataattcatttcATAGTCTATAAACGTTTTtgataataacaataaattaaattctgtaataactttaaaaaataatattagattttgaaattttctacCTAATTATTTTACGACTTTatcacaaaactaaaaaataaaattgttaaatataaaatatttttcaagtaaAAGTTTCAAGTACAAccattgtttaacttatttaaaaacaaaaaacgatTGTGTGAGACATTGTAAAGTAAAAAATTCTTCATACTGTACACACTATAAACTTTCTTATTCTATACAATTTAAACATATGACCTATTTTTAACTTATAGAAATAATCAATAATTCAGATACTCgcactttttatataattaagtaacaaatAGTAGACCTGCATAACTGAAACTTGATCATGTgacattttatataatcaaaacaaaaagcTTGATCATGTAACTAATACCCGTACTTTTTAAGCGGGggtcaaaaatctagtttttttgCATTAATACAtgcaaagaaataaaaacaataactactttaaaaaaatcagCTATATAGTAAAGcctttgtttattaattatgataataaaaataatttctattacaaacattttttaaacttgtcaataaaataaaattagttatttaaatttatttttatataaagtttttatgCTTTATTGATAATCTACTTTCTcttaaaaccaaaatctaaattctttagGTTTTCCCCTAGGACCAAAAAAATTAGatgttaaatttatatacaatagttgaataaaatataaaaataaactcacTTACAAAAAATTATGTCTACACAaaggttttttattttaaatagatatatggcataaatatgtgtattttttcaaatttatgtaTCTATGTAGGAATTACAATAGTTTTATTTCgtatttatattgtataaaacataatttttaaaaatattaaatgtgtTTTGATGACAGTATTCtttattagtttaatataaaaatttattaatattttcattttattaactttaaaaggaaaaaccaaaagataaaaccaaaatctaaaccaatcatgtttttttcaaaaactaaaatctactgcaaaatgaaaaatcaaaaactaaaatctaaaaaccaaaaactaaaagtCAAAAACTAGAAACTAAATCCAAAACTATTAAAACAATCATCAccttaatatataagagatattaATTAAAACTTATTAAATTAAGTTACCTAAACAAAACtccaaaatttgatttatagagGTTTAttgtgatattttgtttaatgttttatagaatgatatatttgatttttatatatgcaaaataatttatttgttataagAGATAAAACTAGCCTTAGCATCAGGGAAAACTATTAgtactttatatttttcaatttgaagttcttcaaaaattaaaataagtttaacaataaataatataagagTAAAGAATGtgatttatttctttaaattaatattttgaagcttatattgaaatatatgtaattaaaattgtaataatatttatatttattaaattagtttataaacaACAATTTATGATTTCAAGTAAATTAAATCTTTTACTTAAACATTTTGTgaaaatcaggtaatcttatccgtagaagacGGTTTCTAAAAGTTTATaagattgacaaaaatctagaacacgctttctgcttttagtagacgtaagagtacattttagaaaacacattccgcgaaatttagaatacttaataaaagtagaagatgcatccAGAcaaaaagtagatagctttatgattagtagaatgcgcattccacttatttagaaatttagtaaatagtagaatgtacattctaaaaatagtagatgaacgtgtttattttagaaatcgttttctactataccattttccatagaaggcacattctacctttagtagaacgtattttcgaatttttatttattaactttttgaagaaaaaaaataccaccttgtgtatataggtgttttattaattgtttgtatttttaatttttttttgattcacaaaactatttatttcattagttttcagaaatacaaagggtaaaaatgagaaaaattggacaaaaaaaagatttataccaaagggacaacacccttatttttttgttctctattggaaATTTTCCCAAAAAATTTTACTTATAGAAATAAAGATTAATTACATATTCCTATCttataatatgatatttttcagaatttgttttgataattaaagatattttttgttgaaatttaaaatttattgatcCATCAGAAAAGATGTTTTGTACAAGGTGCAAATTTTGATCTAAGAGATCTCTATGCTATGCTAGGGTATGAGTAATAATAATGAAATGTGTAATTATGTAAATTTACTTTAATTATTATAGTttaattaaatcattaaaattaatcaaatatcaATGGCATAAATCGTAATAAACACATAAGTTCAATATTGTTTTCATATTAAGACTTTAAACTAATAAATGTACCaaataatattgtttatttaaattatgaagtttatattgaaatatatgtaagtaaAACTGTAATAATATTCATAATTTcttcaattattttataaataatatcataagACTTTTATGTCAATTTAATTAAAGTTCTAACTAAAATTTTGGGGGAATACaaataatacataattaaaattttatataataaataaagttaattaaGATTACATTTTATCTACAGAAAAAGGATTAATTATATACTCATATCTAATAATTAGATTTATAGGTATATCTTACCTTTAGTTATCTatagaaaattagaaataagatttttatgtatatcttgtatctctattattaaaagagaagtacacttatAAATTAACCCTTaattttcagtgttatttacaataGTATGACActgaaataattaaatgaacCATTAAATGAACCTATATTTAAGGAATTATtgtctttttctatttattaaacAGTTTCCTAAATCAATTTAACTTAATttcgtatttaatatatttcctaaaaTAAATTAGCTGatttttaggaatattcatatttaaaatttattttaacaatattaaaattggataaattcaagttaaattcgacattaaacaatattttgaatattcctaaaatatatgattaacttaccattaattattttgaataataaaatctatatatgctaagattttaaatattttaaacaagatgaaatatttgtaactcaatattattttaatataattaaatctcacctaagattatatattttttcaagaatttttaaagtatatgtttaactattttggttgctattaattattttcaacaaaaaaaattaatactgaaatttaaatatatttgaattatttgtaaatcaatgtttaatgtttattaacatatatattttttctaacgTATCTAAATCTTACCATATTATCcatatttgatcaaaatatttaaattctttttacatttggcaaataatttcatgttacaagaaatattattcaaactatcaataggtcaatattaatttttcaaaagtttaatAACAAGCACATGATACTATTTTTACAGCACATAAAGTATTCGATTTTTGtgtttataaaaatttagaaatatgtattttttttaaaaaaataaactgataaacaattaaataatatttatttatataataataaaaataaatacatgtccGGTCTAACGGATCCAGCTCTAGTTTAGTTATTATCTAAGGCGACTTTTCTTTTTTCACATagtctcttttatatataagagCATCCCCATTGGGGTATGCTAATAAAGGTTCGCACGCGtttcgataaaaaaaaataatatattaatgtttgcTTTGTGAACCCGCGCCGCGCAGGATCAGTTGGACGAACCCGTATCGTCACTATTTGCAGGCCCCACTGACGCGTGGCGCCCGCGATTGGTCcgttaattaaattttttttttttttttttttttggaaaatcaaacgaaaaaaaattaaaaactattataattgcATTGGAAATCGAGAATGGACAAACTTGctgatggagatgctctaaaggATTGGCCCAGCAGTTTTTCATTCACCTATCCTATATATCAGTTTTTCTAGGGGTTTCATAACTTGTTTGAATCGAACCGCGGTAATCGTCAAGGTGTTTTGAGGCAGTTCTCAGTCGTCATGGAGCGTAAGATAATTGACTTTGAGCAAGGATGGGAGAATATACAAATTGGTATCACTTCGCTAAAACGGCAGTCTGAAGGTCTTCCTGTGTCTGAATTGATGACACCTCAGCGTGATATAGAACTTTACACGATTGTATACAACATGTGCTATCTGAAATCTCCTAATTACTCATGGCAGCTTTATCAAAAGTATCGTGAAACAATGGAGGAACATATGAACTCAACAGTCTTGCCTGCTTTCAATGAGAAGCTTGGCGATGAATATATGCTGCTGCAGGAGCTGGTTGAAAGATGGTCTAAGCATAAAAAGTTGGTTAAATCTGTTTGCCTTATCTTTCGTTATCTTAACaggtacttcagttttaatagatccCTCCTATCACTTGAAGAAGTTGGACTGGGATGCTTCCGTGACCTGGTTTATAACAAGCTGGAATGCAAGATTAGAGAAGCTGTAATAGCACTAATTGATAAAGAGCGAGAAGGAGAAGATATTGATAGGCAGCTAATCAAACAAGTATTAGAGTTTTACGTAGAGATTGGAATGGAAACATACGAGGAAGATTTTGAGAGCTTTATGCTTAAAGATACAGCGTCTTACTACTCCTGCAAGGCATCAAATTGGATTCAAAAAGATTCTATTAATGATTATCTTCTTAAATTTGAAGAATgtcttaaaaaagaaaaggagagaGTGACTCATTACCTTCACTTAAGCAGTGAGATAAAACTGGTTAAGGTAGTAGAACATGAGTTGATTGTTGTGCATGAAAATCAGCTTCTAGAAAAAACTTTCTCAGAAAAGAAAATCAGCGTGGGACCTACCGAAAAGATATTCAAGCAACATGTCGCAGAAGAAGGTGGTAAAGACAATGCTATTAATGATCAGGCTGCAAGCGCCAAGGAACAGGTTCTTGTGAGAAAAGTGATTGAGCTACATGAAAAATACATGGTCACTGAGTGTTTCCAGATACACACCCTCTTTTACAAGGCTTTGAAAAGGGCATTTGAGAGTATGCGTAGCAAAGCAGTCGCTGGAAGTGATGAATTACTGGCAACATTTTGCGACAGAATTATATTGAAGAAATGGGGAAGTGAGGAGCTGAGTGATGAAGATATTGAGAAAGTGGTCATGTTCCTTGCTTATATAAGTGATGAAAAGTATCTTTTTGCAGAGTTTTACAGGAAGAAGCTGGCTCTTAGGCTCTTGTTGAATCGCGGTGTTAGTGATGATCATGAGAGAAGTATTCTGACAAAGCTCAAGCAACAACATGGTGGACAGTTCACTTTTAAGATGGAGAGAATGGTGACTGATTTTACACTGTCAAGAGGAAACCAAAACAGCTTCAAGGAGTATGTAGCAAATAACTCTTTTGCAAGACCAGGGATTGGTTTGACCGTCACGCTTCTTACCACCGGTATTTGGCCAAGTTACAAAACGTTTGGCATTAATCTACCAAGTGAAATGGTCAAGTGTGTTGAAGTTTTCAAAGACTTCTATGAAAACAAAACTAAAGGTAGGAAACTTACATGGATCCATTCACTAGGAACTTGTCACGTCAATGGAATGTTTGATCAAAAGCCCATTGAGTTGATTGTGTCTACTCACCAGGCTGTTGTGCTTCTACTTTTCAACACAAGAGACAAACTCATCTACAGTGACATCAAAACTCAACTGAACGTAGCCCATGAAGATCTAGTGTGGTTGCTTCATTCCTTGTCATGTTGTAAATACAAGATCCTTACCAAGGAGCCAGCTACAGAGACTGTTTCCAGGGCTGATGTTTTTGAATTCAACTCAAAATTCACTGCTAGAATGTGCAGAGTAAAGATCCCTCTCCCTCATGTTGATGACAGGAAGAAAGTCATTGAAGATGTCGATAAAGACAGACGCTATGCAATTGATGCTGCCATTGTCAAGATCATGAAGGGAAAGAAAGCATTGGGACATCAACAACTTGTTTCTGAGTGTGTCGAGCAACTTAGCAGGATGTTCAAGCCTGATATTAAAGCAATTAAAATACGTATTGAGGATTTAATAACCAGAGACTATTTGGAGAGGGACAGGGAGAATCCTAACATGTTTAGGTACTTGGCTTAGGGAACAAAGCATATATCTGCTTGTATATTCCATATCATGGCTTCTATCTTTTTAACCCTTGTTTTTCAGTTCTGTTTTcctgtttttcttaaaactcgGTTATGctatttatttgtttcttgGAATGCAATTGACCTTGTGGGTTTTGATTCTTGGGATGCAATCAACTTCATCAAAAATAACGTCCAACAGCACCTGATTTTTGGTGATGAAATAAAAACCTAATATGTTTAGGGTACTTGATATTCTATATgcaataaataattgtttttgtgtgtttggaACCCTTATTTCTCACGTCTGGCTCTAATTGTAACAGCCAACATAAACAGAGTACGTTCCTGAGATGTGCCATCAAAGACTTTCCATGGAACCAGGACTGAAGAAGAACATGTTTTACTCTCTGATTTATGAAAGCAAAATATTTGTTCAGTATAGTTAGATGGTCTAAATCTATAGTCAATAATCTTGATGATCTGAGATGCGACAATTGGGTTAAGTGTTGGTGTTGAATATGTACAAAGATATGGAAAAAGAAACTGGTACTTGAGAAAGGAAAACTTTTATGTAAATTTGGTCAGGTTAGTAAAACACTTCTGTAGTGTCCTCTTTTACATAGCATGACTTCCAAAGAGAAGTTACCATGAAAGACATGATGCATTTTAAGTTGTGAAGCTTAAAAAGCTTTTCCACTACCGATTTCTCAATTTACAGACATGTTGCTTCTGATCACTTTTATATTCTGAGGGAAAGGAAGCATCATGATTACCATTTACCACCATCtccttaaatctaaattttctTAACATGACTCACACTTTTCTTCTCACATTATGGAAGACTATCTTTGGGATCCTGTAATAATAACAAGTCATTTTTCGTTTAAGCAAAATAACTTATATTCCTGCAAAAGCATAAGCCTTCTAATCtgcagaaggaaaaaaaaatatgaaagtgCATATTGTGGCTAGTTCTATGTGTTTGAATGCATATAGAATATGTAAGAGCATAGAGTAAAGAACAAATATAGATTTGTTAATTGAGTTCGTTTCCTAGATCTTTAGGACCACATCCAAAATATTCACTAGAAAAGACCGTAATctacaattgctatatggtaTCTAGCGCACACTTGTACCTACCAGGAGCGAATGTACATAGTTGTCTACGGAGGCACGTGCCCCCTACTACTTTAAAAAATTAGCTAAGTATAATTATGTAAAATGAGACATACCAAAGATCGTATCCATATATAGTTCAAAGTGATAAGTATAATTATAAGACCAAAGATCGtgttcatatttgaataaaatgatgcaataaatataattataggACCATAGATTTATATTGTcgccaaatatataaaaaacgaaGAAGATAAGTTCAGTTTTAAAAAGCCCAATCAAAAACTAATGAAAATTAATGATGGAAATTAAAACTTTGACCTAATTACATCGCAACCACGTTTTTGTATtgtgtcttctttttttttagtttttacaatttaaatctttTCGTAATCACAGAAATCTAAATGCAggcaacaatttttttttgatttatgagatttaaaataataagaaatcaTGAGAACTTAGAAACTCTAATATTATGctatttttttcaaagaaattttaattcaaaaaatttcaagcctaaaaaaaaatttgcatttacatttcgaaattttaattgAGCATCAACAAGGTTTCTATATTGTCAATACTCGGAAATATGAAAAAGATTTAATTTGAaggattttgaaaataaattacgTATGATGGTGAAGACAAAGAAACATTTATCAAATCCACAGGTTTATCGGTTTTTGAAActagttttgattttatatGTTATCACAACTACATTTGAAAGATGTTTTTAAGTAATGAAAATTGTGAAAACTATTTTACGGAACCGGATAAATgatcaatttttaaatgattatattatttgttttgttgaaaatgaattatttgagaaattaacaaataaaatagtattgAAAGATTCAAAGTGTAGCATTTCGTAGGATAAATATGTATGAtattttttggttataaaactttatttttatttaatgaattagtTATTAAATAGTTTTGTGTCCCCGATTGATTGATAATAGTTCTAGATCCGCCACTGGTACCTATCATTcttatttagatttaaaatggTTAGAGTAATTATTACTCGTTGTCTTTTCGTCGAGCATAGTTTTCTATAGCTAAACCACCAACAGATCTCATCATATGTCTGATGAGACAACGCCCACACTTGTGTGACTCTCCCTAGAATACCTTGGGCGCATGCCTTTTTCTTTAAGGATCTCCTAGATATTATCCTGATtgctaaactctaaaccataggATCTCCAAGCAATAATTCCTTTTTTCTCCTAAGAATTAGGAAGTTCTTCCTAATCttaaataaactattaaatattattatacctGGCCTGTTTAAGTTGACCCCAGGTCGTCCTCTTATATATTTAAGCAGCCGCTTCACAGCTCAGTTTCTAATACGACTTATGTATTACTTCTTGTATAACTTCGAGATTAGCACATGAAACACTACAATCGTTTGATAGTATTCATGACATATTAACACTTTCTCAAACCAGTCAGTATTAAATCTTCACGATACTCATAATATATTTGTGCCTTCTATTGAAGAAATCAATTGAGTTTGGTTTAAGAAAAATATGAGCTTGTGGCATTTGTACTAATCCATGAGGTTTATAAGGTTATTAGACATTATAAAAGTACTCTTATGCTATTTTGTGGTAtgcataagagaaaaaaaaaataactaagaaacaagaaaacaactttttatttagGTGTGTCAAGGTATGTGTTTTGGAGGCTTGAATATTTTCTGATTTGTATGATTTTCTTTGGAAGTTTCCTGAAGCAGTGAGTTTGAGATTTACTCTGCTTCAGATTTAGTCGGGAATTTGCATTTCAATGGTTGTTTTCTTATTAATGAGACATAGCTTTTCTTTGCagttttaaaagataattagattttgacccgcgtttttgaagcgcgggatattttacgatgaaaaatttcactaataaattaacaaatattttggttatttttaaagagtgtgtatttaaaatatttttgcatttaaatcagtatttttaaattcaacccaattgtgattataccggttaatccggagatctgacaattcaatttatgtttttaaaatattcatattaaaaaatcactaaaacccgagactaaccgattgaactgatggatgaccgatatgtaatctaattggatttaaattgtaatagtttcataatttgtaatcttataatcgaaattttaaagttcactattttgcaatttatgaaattatgacgtttctacaaaattttaaagagaaaatgatagatataaaataactaagattaattattgtattatttggaaacattgatagtagtataaaaaatatattgtttggaaacattgatagtagtataaagaaataaatatattgtttggaaacatggatagtagtataaagaaaggaacattagtgacttaatgtatgtttaactataaagtataaatgtgtatttaatttaaaaacttacaaaataaatgttaggtccaacagaatgtttctgttttaataagatagatgtctTTAGTGTTAAGAAAATCCAACGGTACGATTTTCTTGGTTAGAGCTAAAATTTGGTAGAAGTTTTCTTTACTTGTTCATCTTAGATTTGTATGGTGATGTTTTCATTTGAGGTCCATAATCCTAATTAACTAAAGTCGTTTGTGGCTAGTTGTTTCTAAGCTATTGTATTACCCACTTATTGGATTTTCTTATGCTGAGACTACTCTTTGAACTCTTAATctctggatttttttttcaaatgtaacAAGAAGGGCGTAGATGTAACTCATATTCATTATAGTGGAATTTATTGTGGAGTATAGTCTCATGGTTTATACAATTCTCACATCTAAAGAATTTTCCATATAAAAGAAGTTTGgtatcattgtttttttttttaacttttttatgtCATCATCCAGATAGTTTTCTCAGAAGATGTTACCAGTTTTGTTGCAAATGTTGTTGTGTTATGTAATTTCCCCAACACACAAGTATCAGAAATTATGGTTTTAAGAGCTTTGAGTTACTGATTTTCTTGTGTGAGCGATCAAAAATAAATGTAGAATGATAAGTTTGAATAGTGATAAATGTGAAGATGGAGAATCTGATTTCTGTGAATAAATTAGATGTTCCAGTTTT
The Raphanus sativus cultivar WK10039 chromosome 1, ASM80110v3, whole genome shotgun sequence DNA segment above includes these coding regions:
- the LOC108837392 gene encoding uncharacterized protein LOC108837392 — translated: MSSMSIPEPQRRSIPWILWMIWKNRNMILYSDTQESLSHQLQQAIEEARLWHEVNTNSSDTDIDQGLLGAKKKWEPPLAGSVKCSVHSNWRNAVLHSGVAYIVRDYQGNVLHHSRDAITSSPNRLTAELRCLIWTLRSMKDLGYQNLVVGSDSKEAIEAVRTPKDWPRYRSDLTEITHLLTLFRSVTFETESMVSNQIAREIARSVLRDGRFNSYLALGGPPWLHQRILREATAFCS
- the LOC108858517 gene encoding cullin-1-like, with protein sequence MERKIIDFEQGWENIQIGITSLKRQSEGLPVSELMTPQRDIELYTIVYNMCYLKSPNYSWQLYQKYRETMEEHMNSTVLPAFNEKLGDEYMLLQELVERWSKHKKLVKSVCLIFRYLNRYFSFNRSLLSLEEVGLGCFRDLVYNKLECKIREAVIALIDKEREGEDIDRQLIKQVLEFYVEIGMETYEEDFESFMLKDTASYYSCKASNWIQKDSINDYLLKFEECLKKEKERVTHYLHLSSEIKLVKVVEHELIVVHENQLLEKTFSEKKISVGPTEKIFKQHVAEEGGKDNAINDQAASAKEQVLVRKVIELHEKYMVTECFQIHTLFYKALKRAFESMRSKAVAGSDELLATFCDRIILKKWGSEELSDEDIEKVVMFLAYISDEKYLFAEFYRKKLALRLLLNRGVSDDHERSILTKLKQQHGGQFTFKMERMVTDFTLSRGNQNSFKEYVANNSFARPGIGLTVTLLTTGIWPSYKTFGINLPSEMVKCVEVFKDFYENKTKGRKLTWIHSLGTCHVNGMFDQKPIELIVSTHQAVVLLLFNTRDKLIYSDIKTQLNVAHEDLVWLLHSLSCCKYKILTKEPATETVSRADVFEFNSKFTARMCRVKIPLPHVDDRKKVIEDVDKDRRYAIDAAIVKIMKGKKALGHQQLVSECVEQLSRMFKPDIKAIKIRIEDLITRDYLERDRENPNMFRYLA